From one Gemmatimonadales bacterium genomic stretch:
- a CDS encoding pirin family protein, with protein sequence MPHPATTPTGRSTAGILPGIETPEGEGMIVYRPFPSHAAREIDPFLLLDRLGPVTIAPGAAAGVPPHPHAGFEVVSYVLQGGLEHRDSAGHHGRLGPGDVQWMTAGSGIVHSEMPAADLRTRGGTLEAIQLWINLPARDKQMPPRYGDVPTANIPVATSADGLATVRVIAGEALGASATLPLRTAITYLHWTLQPGAAIAQPLPSGTEAMAYVLHGAARFGSDAATATRDQLVRFAGEDGPVTFGVPSDGAPAELLLLAGPPTGEPVARSGPFVMNTMGEIRAVIGRYKAGELGVVEG encoded by the coding sequence ATGCCGCACCCCGCAACCACCCCCACCGGCCGGTCCACGGCAGGCATCCTCCCTGGCATCGAGACACCGGAAGGCGAGGGGATGATCGTCTACCGCCCCTTTCCCTCGCACGCCGCACGCGAAATCGACCCTTTCCTCCTCCTCGACCGCCTCGGCCCAGTCACCATCGCGCCAGGCGCCGCCGCCGGGGTGCCGCCGCATCCGCACGCCGGATTCGAGGTGGTCAGCTACGTCCTCCAGGGCGGCCTGGAACACCGTGACTCGGCGGGCCACCACGGCCGACTCGGCCCCGGCGACGTGCAGTGGATGACCGCGGGGTCGGGAATCGTGCACTCCGAGATGCCGGCGGCGGACCTCCGCACCCGGGGCGGCACGCTCGAAGCCATCCAGCTCTGGATCAACCTCCCCGCGCGGGACAAGCAGATGCCGCCGCGCTACGGCGACGTCCCGACGGCGAACATCCCTGTGGCGACCTCGGCCGATGGCCTCGCCACCGTGCGTGTCATCGCCGGCGAGGCACTCGGCGCCAGCGCCACTCTCCCGCTCCGCACCGCGATCACCTACCTGCACTGGACCCTGCAGCCGGGCGCCGCCATCGCCCAGCCACTGCCCAGCGGCACCGAGGCGATGGCGTACGTGCTCCACGGCGCGGCACGCTTCGGCAGCGACGCCGCCACCGCCACACGGGATCAGCTGGTCCGCTTCGCCGGGGAAGACGGACCCGTCACCTTCGGCGTGCCCTCCGATGGCGCGCCCGCCGAGCTGCTCCTGCTGGCCGGTCCGCCGACCGGGGAACCGGTGGCGCGCTCGGGGCCGTTCGTGATGAACACGATGGGCGAGATTCGGGCGGTGATTGGCAGATACAAGGCGGGTGAGCTGGGGGTGGTGGAGGGGTAG
- a CDS encoding MarR family transcriptional regulator codes for MSQLARELKQNKPFASPVQEAVLGIKRTAALLDLRLADLLRPYGLTPTQYNVLRILRGAGAEGLPRCEVQGRLVAPVADTTRLLDRLEKMGLVVRARNTNDRRVVTSKITPRGLAVLDKVAAPLKELEDNEVGRVSGARLRTLIGILDEIRRLTPTRNG; via the coding sequence ATGAGCCAACTCGCAAGGGAACTGAAGCAGAACAAGCCGTTCGCCTCGCCGGTGCAGGAGGCGGTACTGGGCATCAAGCGGACGGCGGCGCTGCTCGACCTGCGCCTGGCCGATCTGCTGCGGCCGTACGGGCTGACGCCCACCCAGTACAACGTCCTGCGCATCCTGCGTGGGGCGGGGGCGGAGGGGTTGCCGCGGTGCGAGGTACAGGGTCGTCTGGTGGCACCGGTGGCCGACACGACCCGGCTGCTCGACCGGCTGGAGAAAATGGGACTAGTGGTGCGGGCCCGGAACACCAACGATCGCCGGGTCGTGACCTCGAAGATCACACCCCGCGGCTTGGCGGTGCTCGACAAGGTCGCCGCGCCTCTGAAGGAACTCGAGGACAACGAAGTCGGTCGCGTCTCGGGCGCCAGGCTGCGCACCTTGATCGGCATCCTGGACGAGATTCGTCGCCTGACCCCCACCCGAAACGGGTAG
- a CDS encoding nitroreductase family protein, protein MNSTLLGNAVLEAAESRHSIRRYTDRPVSDEALTLLLEGAGHAPSAYNVQPWRWVAVRDSELKARLQAAAFGQPQVGAAPVLLVLYTDTGNALENIEETFSPTLPADRAAGTKAHLRKTLGAQSAAEREAWGAGQSYIALGYLLLIAESLGLGTSPMLGFDPDKVKSILGLPEYARVPALVAVGYPAEEGFDSPRHAVARVLTWR, encoded by the coding sequence ATGAACAGTACTCTGCTCGGCAACGCCGTCCTTGAAGCCGCCGAGTCCCGGCACTCCATTCGACGCTACACCGATCGCCCCGTCTCCGACGAGGCATTGACCCTGCTCCTCGAGGGGGCCGGGCATGCGCCGTCGGCCTACAACGTTCAGCCCTGGCGCTGGGTGGCGGTGCGGGATTCGGAACTCAAGGCACGGCTCCAAGCGGCGGCGTTCGGCCAGCCGCAGGTCGGCGCCGCGCCCGTGCTGCTCGTTCTTTATACCGACACGGGTAACGCGCTCGAGAACATCGAGGAGACCTTCTCGCCCACGCTGCCGGCCGACAGGGCCGCCGGTACCAAGGCGCACCTGCGCAAGACCCTGGGGGCGCAAAGCGCGGCGGAACGCGAGGCCTGGGGCGCAGGACAGAGTTACATCGCCCTGGGGTACCTGCTCCTCATCGCCGAGAGTCTTGGCCTCGGCACCTCACCCATGCTGGGTTTCGATCCGGACAAGGTGAAGTCGATCCTGGGGCTGCCGGAATACGCCAGGGTGCCGGCGCTGGTGGCGGTCGGGTATCCCGCCGAGGAGGGGTTCGACTCGCCTCGGCACGCAGTGGCGCGGGTGCTGACCTGGCGCTGA
- a CDS encoding thioredoxin domain-containing protein, translated as MARKPNRLAGATSPYLLQHADNPVDWFPWGAEALARARTEDKPILLSIGYSACHWCHVMAHESFENPSIAAQMNEAFVCVKVDREERPDLDDIYMAATMAMNHGQGGWPMTVFLTPDQQPFFAGTYFPPEDRHGRPGFPAILRRIAELWRDNRPALERVGTELTTHLRQAADSHPGPVDLDAAFARLLDQLTGTFDATWGGFGRAPKFPPATLLRLLLIMHRRGDDGRALQMVRRTLDGMARGGMYDQIGGGFSRYATDDQWLVPHFEKMLYDNALLTRAYLEGYQVTGDRFYRTIATEVLDYILREMTAPEGGFYSATDADSEGVEGKFFVWTSAEFEAVLGPDAPLAAAWFDVTEMGNWEGHSIPRTPRMLADVAADFGIDADDAATRLASARQRLYAARLLRIPPGLDDKVLTSWNGLMIGAMAEGARVLGEPRYLEGAVRAADFALAQLRGPDGRLLRSWRRCTAHLNAYLEDYAFLGNGLLDLYEAGGGERYLVAAHSLAERILADFASPDGGLFSTSADHEMLLVRHREGHDGAVPAANAAAAHLLARLAAHEGRDDWRVAAESALGAWGAVIAREPRAFAQSLIALDFLREGPLELAFIGRPDDVELEALLREVARHFVPHRIIAHHDPATGDSERPLLAGKTLVNGQAALYVCRDFACRAPVTRAADVASALGISGG; from the coding sequence CCTCTCGATCGGGTACTCCGCCTGCCATTGGTGCCACGTGATGGCGCACGAGTCGTTCGAGAACCCGTCGATCGCCGCCCAGATGAACGAGGCGTTTGTCTGCGTGAAGGTGGACCGGGAAGAACGTCCCGACCTCGACGACATCTACATGGCCGCGACCATGGCGATGAACCATGGCCAGGGCGGGTGGCCGATGACGGTGTTCCTCACGCCCGACCAGCAGCCGTTCTTCGCGGGTACCTACTTCCCGCCGGAGGACCGCCACGGCCGGCCGGGATTTCCCGCCATTCTGCGGCGCATCGCCGAGCTGTGGCGCGACAACCGCCCCGCGCTGGAACGGGTGGGAACGGAACTCACCACGCACCTGCGCCAGGCCGCCGATTCCCATCCCGGCCCGGTCGACCTCGACGCCGCCTTCGCACGGTTGCTCGACCAGCTTACCGGCACCTTTGACGCCACCTGGGGCGGGTTCGGGCGGGCCCCGAAGTTCCCGCCGGCAACCCTCCTGCGCCTGCTGTTGATCATGCACCGCCGCGGCGACGACGGACGCGCGCTGCAGATGGTCCGGCGGACGCTCGATGGAATGGCACGCGGCGGGATGTACGACCAGATCGGCGGCGGGTTCAGCCGCTATGCGACCGACGACCAATGGCTGGTGCCGCACTTCGAGAAGATGCTCTATGACAACGCGCTGCTGACGCGCGCCTATCTCGAGGGTTACCAGGTGACCGGCGACCGGTTCTATCGGACCATTGCCACGGAGGTGCTCGACTACATCCTCCGCGAGATGACGGCGCCGGAGGGGGGATTCTACTCTGCCACCGATGCCGATTCAGAGGGGGTGGAGGGAAAGTTCTTCGTCTGGACCAGTGCAGAGTTCGAGGCGGTGCTGGGCCCCGATGCGCCGCTGGCCGCGGCGTGGTTCGACGTGACGGAGATGGGCAACTGGGAGGGGCACTCAATCCCCCGCACACCACGGATGCTCGCTGACGTGGCCGCGGACTTCGGCATCGACGCGGACGATGCGGCCACCCGGCTCGCGTCGGCGCGACAGCGTCTGTACGCGGCCCGGCTCCTGCGCATCCCACCGGGGCTCGACGACAAGGTGCTCACGTCGTGGAACGGGCTGATGATCGGCGCGATGGCGGAGGGGGCGCGGGTCCTCGGCGAGCCGCGCTACCTCGAGGGCGCGGTGCGTGCCGCGGACTTCGCGCTCGCCCAGTTGCGCGGCCCCGATGGCCGCCTCCTCCGCAGCTGGCGCCGCTGCACCGCCCACCTCAACGCCTACCTCGAGGACTACGCCTTCCTCGGCAACGGATTGCTCGACCTGTACGAGGCGGGCGGGGGGGAGCGGTATCTCGTGGCGGCGCACTCGCTCGCCGAGCGGATCCTGGCCGACTTTGCCTCGCCCGATGGCGGGCTCTTCAGCACCTCGGCGGACCACGAGATGCTCCTGGTGCGCCACCGCGAGGGCCACGACGGCGCCGTGCCGGCCGCCAACGCCGCCGCGGCCCACCTCCTCGCTCGGCTCGCCGCGCACGAGGGCCGGGACGACTGGCGTGTGGCCGCCGAGTCGGCGCTGGGGGCCTGGGGCGCCGTCATTGCGCGGGAGCCGCGCGCGTTCGCCCAAAGCCTCATCGCGCTGGACTTCCTCCGGGAGGGACCGCTCGAACTCGCCTTCATCGGGCGCCCGGACGACGTCGAGCTGGAGGCCCTGCTCCGGGAAGTCGCCCGGCACTTTGTGCCCCACCGCATCATCGCCCACCACGACCCCGCCACAGGGGATTCCGAACGCCCGCTGCTGGCCGGCAAGACCCTCGTGAACGGGCAGGCGGCGCTCTACGTCTGCCGCGACTTCGCCTGCCGGGCGCCGGTCACCCGCGCGGCCGATGTGGCGTCGGCACTCGGCATCTCGGGCGGCTGA
- a CDS encoding acyl-CoA desaturase, which translates to MSTIRVTFPSRDAASFSDDVKARVSDYFTSRDLSDKADWRMVLKGLILLAVTFVPYGMILSNRFGPWTMLGLAAVMGVGVAGIGFSISHDALHGAYSNHAWVNRVIGWTFDMCGANGYMWKVTHNVIHHTYTNIEGLDEDLTVSPLLRLSPHTEWKPFHRFQHLYGFLAYSFSTLFWVFVKDYKYFLQKDIGPFLDRKNPRKEVAGLFIGKAFYYSWAIIIPFFVVNVTWWQFAIGFVVMNLVAGTILGVVFQLAHVVEDITYPTPDASGAMGSAWMQHEMETTSDFGPKNWLLCWYVGGLNFQVEHHLFPKVCSIHYPAISEIVKETALAHGLPYNQHATFREAVASHYKSLRRLSIEPLAAAA; encoded by the coding sequence ATGTCGACAATTCGAGTCACCTTCCCCAGCCGGGATGCGGCATCGTTCTCGGATGACGTGAAAGCACGGGTCTCGGACTACTTCACCTCCCGTGATCTCTCGGACAAGGCCGACTGGCGGATGGTCCTCAAGGGACTGATCCTGCTCGCCGTCACCTTTGTCCCGTACGGGATGATCCTCAGCAATCGCTTCGGCCCTTGGACGATGCTCGGGCTGGCGGCCGTGATGGGCGTGGGCGTGGCGGGGATCGGCTTCAGCATCTCGCACGACGCGCTGCACGGCGCCTACTCCAACCACGCCTGGGTCAACCGTGTCATCGGGTGGACCTTCGACATGTGCGGCGCCAACGGGTACATGTGGAAGGTCACGCACAACGTGATCCACCACACCTATACCAACATCGAAGGACTCGACGAAGACCTCACCGTCTCGCCCCTGCTCCGCCTCTCCCCACACACCGAGTGGAAGCCGTTCCACCGATTCCAGCATCTCTACGGGTTCCTGGCCTACAGCTTCTCGACGCTCTTCTGGGTCTTCGTGAAGGACTACAAGTACTTCCTCCAGAAGGACATCGGGCCCTTCCTCGACCGGAAGAACCCGCGCAAGGAAGTCGCCGGCCTCTTCATCGGGAAGGCGTTCTACTACAGCTGGGCCATCATCATTCCGTTCTTTGTCGTCAACGTCACCTGGTGGCAGTTTGCCATCGGCTTCGTGGTGATGAACCTGGTGGCCGGCACCATCCTTGGCGTGGTCTTCCAGCTGGCGCACGTCGTGGAAGACATCACCTATCCGACCCCGGACGCCTCGGGCGCGATGGGATCCGCCTGGATGCAGCACGAGATGGAAACGACCTCCGACTTCGGGCCGAAGAACTGGCTGCTCTGCTGGTATGTCGGCGGGCTGAATTTCCAGGTGGAGCATCATCTCTTCCCGAAGGTATGCAGCATTCACTATCCCGCCATCAGCGAGATTGTGAAGGAGACGGCGCTGGCGCACGGCCTGCCGTACAACCAGCACGCCACTTTCCGCGAGGCGGTGGCCTCTCACTACAAGTCGCTCAGGCGGCTCAGCATCGAGCCGCTGGCCGCCGCCGCCTGA